CATGGACACGACTTCAGGGTCGCATTCCGGGTGCACGAAGATCAGGGCATGGGGCTCGCTTGCGCGGATGGCCGTCACCTGTCCGGCATTGAATTTGGCGTGGACGGCGCACAGGCCCGGCCACAGGTACAGTTTGCGTGTAGGGTCGGCCGCGGGCACGAAGCGCCCCTGACCCCGAATGTCGAGCCGCTCGATCTCGCTTTCGGACAGGCCGAGGATGCGGGCCGTGTTGCGGCCGAGGTTGGCGTCGGGCAGAAAGAGGACTCCGTCCCCCTGGGCAAGGGCCCAGCGCAGCATGGTCGGGGCGTTGGCCGAGGTGCATACGCTGCCGCCATGGTTGCCGCAGACGGCCTTCACGGCGGCGGACGAGTTGACGTAGGTCAGGGGGATGATGCGCGCCCCGTCGCGGTTGAGTCGCGCCAGGACCTCTTCGGCCAGGAGGGCCGGAACCATCTCGGCCATGACGCAACTGGCTCCAGGGTCGGGGATGTGCACCTTCTGTTCGGGCCTGGCCAGGATGGCTGCCGTTTCGGCCATGAAATGCACCCCGCAGAACACGATGTGCCGCGCCTCAAGGCCGTCGATGTGCCTGGCCAGTTCCAGGGAATCTCCCAGGATGTCGGCGTGCCGGACAACCTCGTCGGCCTGGTAATGGTGGGCGAGGATGCACAGCTCTTTGCCGAGCCTGTCCCTGATGGCGGAAATTTTCTGGTTCATGCATTCTCCCGGGAGCTTTGTGTCAGGCGCATGGAGAAGTCCGCGACGGTGGCGGAGTGGGTGATGGCGCCGGTTGAGATGAACGTCGGCCGCAGTTCGGCCAGGGGGCGGATGGTCGCCAGGGTGACATTGCCGCTGATCTCCGATTCGATGTGGGGCGGGATGAGCCGCAGCGCCTCGGCCGCGGTGTCCACGGGCATGTTGTCGAGCATGATGCGCTGGGGCGAGAGACTCACGGCCTCGCGCACGTGTTCGAGCGTGCGGCATTCCACTTCCAGGGGAGGGCAGACGTCGTAGGCTTTTCTGAGCGCGCACACGGCGGCGGTGATGGAACCCGCCTGATCGATGTGATTATCCTTGAGCATGAGCATTTCCTCAAGGTTGGCCCTGTGGTTGTGCCCCCCGCCCATGCGTACCGCGTATTTTTCCAGATAGCGTTGGCCGGGGGTGGTCTTGCGGGTATCGAGCACCCGCACTCCGGTTCCTTCCACAGCCTGCACGAAGCGGCTGGTTGCGTTGGCCACGCCGGAGAGATGGCAGATGAAATTCATGATGACCCGCTCAGCCTTGAGCAAGATGGGTGCCGAACCTC
The Desulfomicrobium macestii genome window above contains:
- the nadA gene encoding quinolinate synthase NadA is translated as MNQKISAIRDRLGKELCILAHHYQADEVVRHADILGDSLELARHIDGLEARHIVFCGVHFMAETAAILARPEQKVHIPDPGASCVMAEMVPALLAEEVLARLNRDGARIIPLTYVNSSAAVKAVCGNHGGSVCTSANAPTMLRWALAQGDGVLFLPDANLGRNTARILGLSESEIERLDIRGQGRFVPAADPTRKLYLWPGLCAVHAKFNAGQVTAIRASEPHALIFVHPECDPEVVSMADGAGSTTFLIKAVAEAKSGSTVYVGTEWSLVNRLAARHPDKTIRPLRRALCSNMAKVNETNLARMLQELDTALPVRVEEHIARPARIALERMLTACS
- the nadC gene encoding carboxylating nicotinate-nucleotide diphosphorylase — encoded protein: MFSLYFNDDRLALLHRLVDLALEEDGRDLTSEALFPPASQLEASIVAKEETLVAGLPLIDIVFECMRGPRPVVTLLASDADAVARGQEVARIRGSAPILLKAERVIMNFICHLSGVANATSRFVQAVEGTGVRVLDTRKTTPGQRYLEKYAVRMGGGHNHRANLEEMLMLKDNHIDQAGSITAAVCALRKAYDVCPPLEVECRTLEHVREAVSLSPQRIMLDNMPVDTAAEALRLIPPHIESEISGNVTLATIRPLAELRPTFISTGAITHSATVADFSMRLTQSSRENA